Proteins encoded together in one Lysinibacter cavernae window:
- a CDS encoding DNA repair helicase XPB, whose protein sequence is MSDGPLIVQSDRTVLLEVAHPEAENARHDIAVFAELERAPEHIHTYRITRLGLWNARAAGHSADEMLATLNRYSKFDVPQSVSIDIIETVGRYGRLVIERDDNGDLILRSDDEAAIREVSKAKRIAPLLTAQIRPDAFSVEPWARGQLKQELVKQGWPAEDLAGYTPGTPHDIALTDDWHLRDYQLRAIENFQTGGSGVVVLPCGAGKTLVGAGTMAAVGATTLILVTNTVSARQWRDELLRRTDLTADDIGEYSGQVKEIKPVTIATYQILTARRKGEYAHLSVLDALDWGLIVYDEVHLLPAPVFKLTADLQARRRLGLTATLVREDGRESDVFSLIGPKRYDAPWKEIEAQGYISPAECFEVRVDLPQDTRLEYAAAADNERYRLAATAPAKMDTVRRLVADHEGEQILIIAQYLDQIEELSTALGVPQLTGATPVNEREQLFQAFREGTIKVLVVSKVANFSVDLPDASVAIQVSGSFGSRQEEAQRLGRLLRPSTTGHTASFYTLVARDTVDQEFAQNRQRFLAEQGYSYTIIDAASLVNRAA, encoded by the coding sequence ATGTCTGACGGCCCACTGATTGTCCAAAGCGACCGCACCGTTCTGCTCGAAGTCGCACACCCCGAAGCCGAAAACGCGCGCCACGATATTGCCGTGTTTGCCGAGCTGGAGCGCGCACCTGAGCACATCCACACGTACCGCATCACGAGGCTTGGTCTCTGGAACGCGCGCGCGGCAGGGCACAGCGCCGACGAGATGCTCGCGACGCTCAATAGGTACTCCAAATTTGACGTTCCGCAGTCCGTTTCCATCGACATCATTGAAACCGTTGGCCGATACGGTCGTCTTGTTATCGAACGTGACGACAACGGGGACCTCATCCTTCGCTCAGACGACGAAGCGGCAATCCGCGAGGTATCGAAGGCCAAGCGGATTGCGCCACTGCTCACCGCACAGATCAGGCCAGACGCCTTCAGCGTCGAGCCGTGGGCACGTGGGCAGCTCAAGCAAGAGCTCGTGAAACAGGGCTGGCCGGCGGAGGATCTCGCCGGGTACACCCCAGGTACGCCGCACGACATCGCACTGACCGACGATTGGCACTTGCGCGACTATCAGCTGAGGGCAATCGAGAACTTTCAAACTGGCGGGTCCGGCGTTGTGGTGCTTCCCTGCGGCGCGGGCAAGACGCTGGTGGGTGCCGGAACGATGGCAGCCGTTGGCGCCACAACCCTCATTCTTGTCACAAACACCGTCTCCGCTCGTCAGTGGCGCGATGAGCTTCTGCGGCGCACCGATCTCACCGCCGACGACATTGGCGAGTACTCGGGTCAGGTGAAAGAGATCAAACCGGTCACGATCGCCACCTATCAAATCCTGACCGCTCGCCGAAAAGGTGAATACGCGCATCTCTCCGTGCTTGACGCGCTCGACTGGGGCCTCATTGTGTACGACGAAGTACACCTGTTGCCCGCTCCGGTATTTAAGCTGACCGCCGATTTGCAGGCACGCCGCCGCCTCGGGCTCACCGCAACGCTCGTGCGTGAGGATGGGCGCGAAAGCGACGTATTCAGCCTCATCGGGCCAAAGCGTTACGACGCTCCGTGGAAAGAGATCGAGGCCCAGGGCTACATCTCGCCAGCTGAGTGTTTTGAGGTCCGTGTGGACCTCCCCCAAGACACCCGCCTCGAATACGCGGCCGCCGCCGATAACGAACGCTACCGCCTCGCCGCGACGGCCCCTGCAAAGATGGATACCGTTCGTCGCCTCGTCGCAGATCACGAGGGCGAGCAGATTCTCATCATTGCTCAGTACCTCGACCAGATTGAGGAGCTCTCGACGGCGCTTGGCGTTCCCCAGCTCACGGGGGCGACCCCCGTCAATGAGCGCGAACAGCTCTTTCAGGCGTTCCGCGAGGGAACCATCAAAGTGCTCGTTGTGAGCAAGGTCGCAAACTTCTCCGTTGACCTCCCCGACGCCTCAGTTGCGATTCAAGTATCTGGCTCGTTCGGCTCACGGCAAGAAGAAGCGCAACGCCTTGGGCGTCTCCTCCGACCAAGCACAACGGGCCACACGGCCTCGTTTTACACGCTTGTGGCGCGCGACACGGTCGACCAGGAATTTGCCCAGAACCGGCAACGCTTCCTCGCCGAGCAGGGATACTCGTACACGATTATCGACGCCGCCTCACTCGTCAACCGGGCCGCGTAG
- a CDS encoding TetR family transcriptional regulator produces the protein MNDNSRASAQPRRADAERNRDAIIESALTLLERNSAATMAQIATAAGVGRVTLYGHFSSRDELVDAAFRTAVARSERTLANLDLGGNPVAALVRLIHSSWREVVRNLAALDAAQRALPPERIREHHSELMACVEDVIARGQAEGAFRADLSAGWLTACFYAVLHVGSDEVLAGRASAEQAAEQITATVLGQLSPTAAGLRGPVDE, from the coding sequence GTGAACGACAACAGCCGAGCATCCGCTCAACCTCGCCGAGCAGATGCAGAACGGAACCGAGACGCAATTATTGAGAGCGCGTTGACGCTGCTTGAGCGCAACAGCGCGGCCACGATGGCCCAGATAGCGACGGCCGCTGGCGTCGGCAGGGTGACGCTCTACGGACATTTTTCATCGAGAGACGAACTGGTGGATGCCGCGTTCCGCACCGCAGTCGCCAGGTCGGAGCGAACCCTTGCCAACCTTGACCTCGGCGGCAACCCGGTTGCGGCGCTCGTGCGACTCATCCATTCGTCGTGGCGAGAAGTGGTTCGCAATCTTGCGGCCCTTGATGCTGCCCAGCGAGCGCTTCCCCCAGAGCGCATCCGCGAACACCACAGCGAACTCATGGCCTGTGTAGAGGACGTGATTGCGCGAGGGCAGGCCGAAGGCGCCTTCCGTGCTGACCTCAGCGCAGGATGGCTGACGGCGTGCTTTTACGCGGTGCTGCACGTCGGATCGGACGAGGTCCTTGCCGGTCGCGCGAGTGCAGAGCAAGCGGCAGAGCAGATTACCGCGACCGTGCTTGGACAGCTGAGTCCGACGGCTGCCGGGCTACGCGGCCCGGTTGACGAGTGA
- a CDS encoding saccharopine dehydrogenase, with protein MNRSDSRVLVLGGYGAVGIHIMNELRSRGITAHSAGRNVELADRPLDIRNYDDVGAESKNYTAVINATGAEDPHLAASAIGSGTTWIDITATSTYIDQLAALPTPTAPIIASVGIAPGLTNLLAVEAQHISTATGELSIGVLLGAGEAHGAAAAAWSFGLLGRQFRDPTTGRSIRNYTNPRTFSINGTPRRLYRTDFSDQHTLTPQLGRPAATYFGTDTRLATTLLAAATWIPGARNMPPSIHFPGSDTWILTIEDADGPLLSATGQSQSHATGIVAARAVEASIGAAAGFHHLTELTTLAELDLPFRVTKHRLSHAAPKI; from the coding sequence ATGAATCGCAGCGACTCACGCGTCCTCGTCCTTGGCGGCTACGGCGCCGTCGGAATCCACATCATGAACGAACTCCGATCACGAGGCATCACCGCACACAGCGCCGGCCGAAACGTGGAACTCGCGGACCGCCCCCTCGACATCCGAAACTATGACGATGTCGGTGCCGAATCCAAAAACTACACGGCAGTTATCAACGCAACCGGAGCAGAAGACCCCCACCTGGCCGCCTCCGCCATCGGCAGCGGCACAACCTGGATCGACATCACCGCAACAAGCACCTATATTGACCAGCTTGCAGCCCTCCCGACTCCCACCGCACCCATCATCGCGAGCGTCGGCATCGCCCCAGGCCTCACCAACCTCCTTGCCGTCGAGGCGCAGCACATCAGCACAGCAACTGGGGAACTCAGCATCGGCGTCCTCCTCGGGGCCGGCGAAGCCCACGGCGCGGCGGCAGCTGCCTGGTCCTTTGGCCTCCTCGGCAGGCAATTTCGCGACCCAACAACCGGCCGCTCAATTCGCAATTACACCAACCCCCGCACGTTCAGCATCAATGGCACCCCTCGGCGCCTGTATCGCACAGACTTTTCCGATCAGCACACCCTCACCCCTCAACTCGGCCGACCGGCGGCGACATACTTTGGCACAGACACACGCCTCGCCACAACGCTCCTCGCGGCCGCAACTTGGATTCCAGGCGCACGCAACATGCCGCCGTCGATACATTTTCCAGGCAGCGACACCTGGATTCTGACCATCGAAGACGCCGACGGCCCCCTACTCTCGGCAACAGGCCAAAGCCAGTCACATGCAACTGGGATCGTAGCGGCAAGGGCGGTCGAGGCATCCATCGGGGCAGCAGCTGGGTTCCACCACCTGACCGAACTCACCACGCTTGCGGAACTCGATCTCCCGTTCCGCGTCACAAAGCATCGCTTAAGCCACGCAGCACCAAAAATCTAA
- a CDS encoding response regulator transcription factor, with product MNDGPRILVVDDEPNIRDLLTTSLRFAGFGVRAVSNGAQTISAVLEDEPDLIILDVMLPDMNGFSVTKRLRSAGYTAPILFLTAKDDTEDKIMGLTVGGDDYVTKPFSLDEIVARIKAILRRTIQDEEDAQIEVGPLRMDQDTHEVFVGDVSVELSPTEFKLLRYLMLNPNRVLSKAQILDHVWEYDFNGDAGIVESYISYLRRKLEQHSETPLIQTKRGFGYMLKVDQKS from the coding sequence ATGAATGATGGACCACGCATACTCGTTGTCGACGATGAACCAAACATCCGCGACCTACTCACCACCAGCCTGCGCTTTGCCGGTTTTGGGGTGCGAGCCGTAAGTAACGGTGCCCAGACCATCTCCGCCGTACTCGAAGACGAACCAGACCTCATCATCCTCGATGTGATGTTGCCAGACATGAACGGCTTTAGCGTCACCAAGCGCCTCCGTTCAGCCGGCTACACCGCCCCGATCCTCTTCCTCACCGCAAAGGACGACACCGAAGACAAGATCATGGGGCTCACAGTTGGTGGCGACGACTACGTCACCAAGCCGTTCAGCCTCGACGAAATTGTTGCCCGCATCAAAGCGATCCTTCGCCGCACCATCCAAGACGAAGAAGACGCCCAAATCGAGGTTGGCCCGCTCCGCATGGATCAAGACACCCACGAAGTTTTCGTTGGCGACGTGAGTGTTGAGCTCAGCCCAACCGAGTTCAAGTTGCTCCGCTACCTCATGCTCAACCCCAACCGGGTACTGAGCAAGGCACAGATTCTTGACCACGTCTGGGAGTACGATTTTAACGGCGACGCCGGCATCGTCGAGTCCTACATCTCGTACCTGCGCCGCAAGCTCGAACAACACTCCGAAACCCCGCTCATCCAAACCAAGCGCGGCTTCGGCTACATGCTGAAGGTGGACCAGAAGTCGTAA
- a CDS encoding sensor histidine kinase gives MRQPRLAKRWDAVSLRTKITGVTVLILTFGILIVGTGTMMILQPQLIAQVDSNLRQLQTDPTPALALGATAQLITRNDVLYAPRDPYYIAVLDADGVLLYDNFQGSKSNAKPEVPLISSADAINVYGNQILHLMQPGNEVSWRAVLVPIVPKDNSGSSGTLLIAQSMSNIDNIMVRYITIFSGFGIVVVLLGAILTRLLVTSTFEPLREVEATAAAIAEGDFSQRVPVTASNTEVGRLSRSLNTMLRRIDSAFADRAKTIEQMRRFVGDASHELRTPLVTVRGYAELYRMGALQTPADVAQAMERIEKEALRMGTLVEDLLALARLDEAKPIEMLPVDLVPLAKDAALDTMASSPSREVRVLVHDATPRLADGSIATTGEHEPVTPLPPAAAPPGVEPSTVTGGISFATGTLARLRQRRIRRSSMLDTQPLTRIERDSEFPNTAITPEESQEIEANVPPAIVLGDENKIRQVMTNLIGNALRFTDDDSPIEIVVSVDEAAETATFEIVDHGEGIPEQIREKIFQRFWRADTSRTRETGGSGLGLAIVSSIVQAHKGTVSAHETPGGGATFRVTLPLLPV, from the coding sequence ATGCGGCAGCCGCGGCTGGCGAAGCGATGGGATGCAGTATCCCTTCGTACCAAAATCACCGGGGTGACGGTACTAATTCTCACCTTCGGTATCCTCATCGTGGGCACTGGCACCATGATGATTCTCCAGCCGCAGCTGATCGCCCAGGTTGATTCAAACCTGCGCCAGCTACAAACCGATCCAACACCGGCGCTCGCACTGGGGGCAACAGCCCAACTCATCACGCGCAACGATGTGCTGTACGCACCGCGCGACCCCTATTACATAGCCGTTCTTGATGCCGATGGCGTACTGCTCTACGACAATTTCCAGGGCAGCAAGTCAAATGCCAAGCCTGAGGTCCCGCTGATCTCAAGTGCCGACGCCATCAACGTGTACGGCAATCAAATACTGCATCTCATGCAGCCCGGCAACGAGGTGAGCTGGAGGGCCGTCCTCGTCCCCATCGTGCCAAAAGACAACAGCGGCAGTAGCGGAACCCTCCTCATCGCGCAGTCCATGAGCAATATTGACAACATCATGGTGCGCTACATCACGATCTTCTCTGGCTTTGGCATCGTCGTGGTGCTCCTTGGCGCAATCTTGACGCGACTGCTCGTCACCAGCACGTTTGAACCCCTGCGCGAAGTCGAAGCGACCGCCGCAGCCATCGCAGAGGGTGATTTCAGCCAACGCGTGCCCGTCACCGCATCCAACACCGAAGTTGGCAGGCTCAGCCGCTCCCTGAACACCATGCTTCGGCGAATCGACTCTGCCTTTGCCGACCGCGCCAAAACCATTGAGCAAATGCGACGCTTTGTCGGCGACGCAAGCCACGAACTGCGCACGCCCCTCGTGACCGTTCGCGGCTACGCCGAGCTCTACCGAATGGGCGCGTTGCAGACCCCAGCCGATGTCGCCCAGGCCATGGAACGCATCGAAAAAGAAGCACTCCGAATGGGCACGCTGGTCGAAGACCTCCTTGCTCTTGCCCGCCTTGACGAGGCAAAGCCAATCGAGATGCTACCGGTCGACCTCGTACCGCTGGCCAAAGATGCGGCGCTCGACACCATGGCCTCATCGCCAAGCCGCGAGGTCCGCGTGCTGGTTCACGACGCAACACCGCGACTCGCCGACGGCTCAATAGCAACCACGGGCGAACACGAACCGGTCACCCCGCTGCCGCCGGCGGCCGCGCCGCCAGGAGTCGAGCCGTCAACGGTTACGGGTGGCATCTCCTTTGCAACGGGCACGCTCGCAAGGCTTCGCCAGCGACGCATCCGCCGCAGCTCGATGCTCGACACCCAACCGCTCACCCGCATCGAACGCGACTCGGAATTCCCAAACACGGCAATTACCCCCGAGGAATCGCAGGAGATTGAGGCAAACGTTCCACCGGCTATCGTGCTCGGCGACGAGAACAAGATCCGCCAGGTCATGACCAATCTCATCGGCAATGCGCTCAGGTTCACCGACGATGACAGCCCAATCGAAATCGTTGTGAGCGTCGACGAAGCCGCAGAAACCGCGACCTTTGAGATCGTGGATCACGGGGAGGGCATCCCTGAGCAGATTCGAGAGAAGATTTTTCAACGCTTCTGGCGAGCCGACACCTCTCGCACCCGCGAAACGGGTGGCAGCGGACTTGGCCTCGCAATCGTCTCGTCGATCGTACAGGCCCATAAGGGCACGGTCAGCGCCCACGAAACGCCTGGCGGCGGTGCAACCTTCCGGGTCACGCTCCCCCTCCTCCCCGTCTGA
- the groL gene encoding chaperonin GroEL (60 kDa chaperone family; promotes refolding of misfolded polypeptides especially under stressful conditions; forms two stacked rings of heptamers to form a barrel-shaped 14mer; ends can be capped by GroES; misfolded proteins enter the barrel where they are refolded when GroES binds), protein MAKIIAFDEEARRGLERGLNTLADAVKVTLGPRGRNVVLEKKWGAPTITNDGVSIAKEIELDEPYERIGAELVKEVAKKTDDVAGDGTTTATVLAQALVREGLRNVAAGSDPISLKRGIEKAVDAISNQLLENAKEIETTEEIAATASISAADPQIGQIIAEAIDKVGKEGVVTVEESNSLGTSLELTEGMRFDKGYLSAYFVTDPDRQEAVFEDPYILIANSKISNIKDLLPVVDAVIQSGKQLLIIAEDVDGEALATLVVNKIRGIFKSVAVKAPGFGDRRKAQLQDIAILTGGQVISEEVGLKLENATLDLLGRARKVVITKDETTIVEGAGDAEAIAGRVSQIRKEIENTDSDYDREKLQERLAKLAGGVAVIKAGAATEVELKERKHRIEDAVRNAKAAVEEGIVPGGGVALIQAGATVFAKLELTGDEATGANIVRVAIEAPLRQIALNAGLEPGVVAEKVRNLPVGHGLNAATGEYGDLLAQGIIDPAKVTRSALQNAASIAALFLTTEAVVAEKPEQNAAPAGDPTGGMDF, encoded by the coding sequence ATGGCAAAGATTATTGCTTTTGACGAAGAAGCACGCCGTGGTCTTGAGCGTGGACTGAACACGCTTGCAGACGCGGTAAAGGTAACGCTCGGCCCGCGTGGTCGCAACGTTGTCCTCGAAAAGAAGTGGGGCGCACCCACGATCACCAACGACGGCGTTTCAATCGCCAAAGAGATCGAACTCGACGAGCCCTACGAGCGCATCGGCGCCGAGCTCGTTAAAGAGGTAGCGAAGAAGACTGACGACGTTGCCGGAGACGGAACCACGACGGCAACCGTTCTCGCACAGGCCCTCGTTCGCGAAGGACTCCGCAACGTCGCTGCTGGCTCAGACCCAATCAGCCTCAAGCGCGGCATCGAGAAGGCAGTAGACGCCATCTCAAACCAGCTGCTCGAGAACGCAAAAGAGATCGAGACCACCGAAGAGATCGCGGCAACCGCATCCATCTCGGCTGCTGACCCTCAGATCGGCCAGATCATTGCCGAGGCAATCGACAAGGTTGGCAAGGAAGGCGTTGTTACCGTTGAAGAGTCGAACTCTCTCGGAACGTCACTCGAACTCACCGAAGGAATGCGCTTCGACAAGGGTTACCTGTCGGCATACTTCGTAACCGACCCAGACCGCCAAGAGGCAGTCTTCGAAGACCCCTACATCCTCATCGCCAACTCGAAGATCAGCAACATCAAGGACCTGCTCCCCGTTGTTGACGCTGTGATCCAGTCGGGCAAGCAGCTCCTCATCATTGCTGAGGACGTTGACGGCGAAGCGCTCGCAACGCTCGTTGTGAACAAGATCCGTGGCATCTTCAAGTCGGTTGCTGTGAAGGCACCTGGCTTCGGAGACCGTCGCAAGGCTCAGCTGCAGGACATCGCCATCCTTACCGGTGGACAGGTCATCAGCGAAGAGGTTGGCCTCAAGCTTGAGAACGCAACCCTCGACCTCCTTGGTCGTGCACGCAAGGTTGTTATCACCAAGGACGAGACCACCATCGTTGAGGGTGCTGGAGACGCAGAGGCAATTGCCGGTCGCGTTTCGCAGATCCGCAAGGAGATCGAGAACACCGACAGCGACTACGACCGCGAGAAGCTGCAGGAGCGCCTGGCAAAGCTTGCCGGTGGCGTTGCAGTCATCAAGGCCGGAGCCGCAACCGAGGTTGAGCTCAAGGAGCGCAAGCACCGCATTGAGGACGCAGTCCGCAACGCGAAGGCTGCCGTTGAAGAGGGCATCGTCCCCGGCGGTGGAGTTGCACTCATCCAGGCCGGCGCAACCGTCTTCGCAAAGCTCGAACTGACGGGCGACGAGGCAACCGGTGCAAACATTGTTCGCGTAGCCATCGAGGCTCCGCTGCGTCAGATCGCTCTCAACGCTGGCCTCGAGCCTGGCGTTGTTGCCGAGAAGGTTCGCAACCTCCCAGTTGGTCACGGCCTCAATGCCGCAACCGGTGAGTACGGCGACCTGCTCGCTCAGGGCATCATCGACCCAGCGAAGGTAACGCGCTCTGCCCTGCAGAACGCCGCATCGATCGCAGCACTCTTCCTCACCACCGAGGCAGTTGTTGCTGAGAAGCCAGAGCAGAACGCTGCTCCTGCTGGCGACCCAACGGGTGGCATGGACTTCTAG
- a CDS encoding DUF3048 domain-containing protein: MRTSNRLLRLAVVGAAAAVFAAGCAPATPKDAPEATGEYASSYTVPAERVLAPLRGTAVEVAPENPSLAVKIDNHEEARPHYGLNSTDLVFEELVEGGLTRYVAVFQSSVPETVGPVRSIRPMDPDIISPMGGLVAYSGGADQFVAKMRDAPVVNILDDAGDPYFDRGVDRIAPHNLLLRAQEAVAAHADIPAPQQQFAYSIDQGTSSAARLGAPVNSLSLTFSPERFPSWSWNAEAGVYLRSQEGSADVGMDGAQHQSTNVVVLKVPVERGDVPFTQLTGTGEAWFSSAGKTVQGSWAKGTRDEPLRFVDASGFTVQLAPGNTWIEMIPADEGTIVTE; this comes from the coding sequence TTGCGTACTTCGAACAGGTTGCTTCGTCTGGCCGTCGTTGGTGCTGCTGCAGCGGTGTTCGCTGCAGGGTGCGCTCCGGCGACGCCAAAGGATGCGCCGGAGGCCACCGGCGAGTATGCGTCAAGCTACACGGTTCCGGCAGAGCGGGTGCTTGCGCCGTTGCGTGGGACAGCGGTAGAAGTGGCGCCCGAAAATCCCTCACTTGCGGTGAAGATCGATAATCACGAGGAAGCCAGGCCTCACTACGGCCTCAACTCGACAGACCTGGTATTCGAAGAGTTAGTCGAGGGTGGTCTCACCCGCTACGTAGCAGTGTTCCAGTCGAGCGTTCCTGAGACGGTAGGGCCCGTGCGGTCCATTCGTCCAATGGATCCAGACATTATTTCCCCCATGGGCGGGCTCGTCGCATACTCGGGGGGAGCAGATCAGTTTGTTGCCAAAATGCGGGATGCACCCGTTGTGAATATTCTGGATGACGCAGGGGACCCATATTTTGACAGGGGCGTCGACCGAATCGCCCCACATAACCTGTTGTTGAGGGCGCAAGAGGCGGTCGCGGCTCACGCCGACATCCCCGCTCCTCAGCAGCAGTTCGCCTATTCGATTGACCAGGGGACCTCGTCTGCGGCGAGACTTGGTGCTCCGGTCAACTCGCTGAGCCTCACGTTTTCTCCCGAGCGGTTCCCCTCTTGGTCATGGAATGCTGAGGCCGGTGTGTATCTGCGTAGCCAAGAGGGCTCCGCAGACGTTGGCATGGATGGCGCCCAACACCAATCGACCAACGTTGTTGTGCTGAAGGTGCCTGTCGAGCGGGGAGACGTACCATTCACCCAGCTCACGGGCACGGGCGAGGCATGGTTCTCAAGTGCGGGCAAGACCGTGCAGGGATCGTGGGCGAAGGGCACAAGAGACGAGCCGCTTCGGTTTGTGGATGCCTCAGGCTTCACCGTCCAGCTTGCACCCGGTAATACCTGGATCGAAATGATCCCGGCTGATGAAGGCACAATCGTCACGGAATAG
- a CDS encoding LytR C-terminal domain-containing protein gives MGPGSESDEPISPGLDELFGALHEEEQVPNIGDLPSANSTPGSHALPSASGQPTPVTPPPSTAPLSPRPSTQAPVAHTAAPEAVVYIPDAELPSAAPAAEQPVPADDYAELAARARVSVQPLNAEPTEPTLIDAGEASDDEAPFHPDEALDARRAAGSTDSAVGRRRASRNDAQPSASKKPSLDPFDTPQMGKRVGVHRAPRRRGPNWIFVMWAALVTLLLVVAGIVYIVIGVGNVKLPNPLQSSATSGQTPAAEVEPVVNPAATVTILNGTADPELAAAASSYVTTQQLGVIGNESTTETPDVTISAVFYADPADEAAALGLAAKLGGMQAHLTDSYAGLGTQLVVLIGTDLALPDAAQ, from the coding sequence GTGGGTCCCGGTTCTGAATCCGACGAACCAATTTCACCTGGACTTGACGAGCTCTTTGGCGCCCTTCATGAAGAGGAACAGGTGCCAAATATTGGCGATCTGCCGAGCGCAAACTCGACACCTGGCTCCCATGCTTTGCCAAGCGCATCCGGCCAACCAACGCCGGTCACACCGCCTCCATCAACGGCCCCACTGAGCCCAAGACCATCAACTCAGGCCCCGGTGGCGCACACCGCAGCTCCAGAAGCCGTTGTCTATATTCCGGACGCAGAGCTTCCGTCTGCGGCCCCCGCAGCGGAACAGCCGGTGCCTGCTGATGACTATGCCGAGCTTGCCGCTCGGGCACGCGTGTCTGTGCAGCCCCTCAATGCAGAACCTACCGAGCCAACTCTTATTGATGCAGGCGAAGCATCTGACGATGAAGCACCGTTCCACCCGGACGAAGCTCTCGATGCCCGGCGTGCCGCCGGCTCAACGGACTCTGCGGTAGGGCGTCGGCGCGCGTCGAGGAATGACGCACAGCCGTCAGCATCCAAGAAACCGTCGCTTGATCCCTTTGATACTCCCCAGATGGGCAAACGAGTAGGGGTGCATCGCGCTCCACGCCGCCGCGGTCCTAACTGGATTTTTGTGATGTGGGCGGCGTTGGTCACTCTGTTGCTCGTTGTGGCTGGAATTGTGTATATCGTCATCGGGGTTGGCAACGTAAAGCTCCCGAATCCGCTTCAGTCCTCTGCGACAAGCGGACAAACACCCGCTGCCGAGGTTGAACCTGTTGTGAATCCGGCCGCAACTGTGACGATTCTGAACGGAACTGCCGATCCAGAACTCGCAGCCGCGGCGTCTTCATACGTGACCACCCAGCAGCTCGGCGTGATTGGGAACGAGAGTACAACCGAAACCCCAGACGTCACGATTAGTGCCGTGTTCTATGCCGATCCGGCAGACGAAGCAGCCGCGCTTGGGTTGGCCGCAAAGCTGGGTGGAATGCAAGCGCATCTCACCGACAGCTATGCGGGTCTCGGTACTCAACTCGTAGTTCTTATCGGTACAGATCTGGCGTTGCCAGACGCGGCTCAGTAA
- a CDS encoding heme/hemin ABC transporter substrate-binding protein, with protein MHTFVAASPRARTSPFRRKNIILVATLAVASLILSGCSTGDSTTPATSETAGARPVCTSPTSFETPIADLTPVADPHVGTGPCTAQLPERSMANLVEPGKQSLPTTVTSHDPNGDLDVTVTDTSRIVTFDIAGAIGETVFALGYGDSVVGRDATMTFDEAKDLPIVTGSSHSINAESVLALEPTLVITDGTVGPLAVVRQIADTGIPVVFVDRNPSISGAIEKASQIGAALGDAEAGKALSTMLSDEIDDTVEQIKAIAPKDPADRVRIAFLYLRGSSNIYYLFGEGSGADDLITALDGRDVASEIGWVGERPMTDEALIEANPDLLLVMTKGLDSVGGPEGLIDSLEAVALTNAGKNLNIIDMADSQIMTFGPRTPEALSALARAIYAPDAAAQQ; from the coding sequence ATGCACACTTTTGTTGCCGCTTCGCCGCGCGCTCGCACGTCTCCCTTCCGACGCAAGAACATCATCCTTGTCGCGACTCTTGCGGTCGCATCGCTGATCCTCTCAGGATGTTCCACTGGCGATTCCACGACGCCGGCGACCTCTGAGACGGCAGGCGCACGCCCGGTATGCACCAGCCCGACGTCATTTGAGACTCCGATCGCTGACCTCACGCCCGTTGCCGACCCCCACGTCGGCACCGGCCCGTGCACGGCACAGCTCCCAGAGCGAAGCATGGCAAATCTGGTCGAGCCAGGAAAACAATCACTTCCGACAACCGTGACCTCTCACGATCCCAACGGTGACCTCGACGTCACCGTCACTGACACGTCGCGCATTGTCACGTTTGACATCGCCGGGGCCATCGGCGAGACGGTATTCGCTCTTGGCTACGGCGACAGCGTTGTTGGCCGCGATGCGACGATGACGTTTGACGAGGCGAAGGACCTTCCGATTGTTACCGGCTCAAGCCACTCGATTAATGCGGAGAGTGTTCTCGCGCTCGAGCCAACCCTTGTCATTACGGATGGCACGGTTGGGCCGCTCGCCGTTGTTCGCCAGATCGCCGACACGGGCATCCCCGTCGTGTTTGTTGACCGCAACCCCTCGATCTCCGGTGCCATCGAAAAGGCGTCGCAAATCGGCGCAGCGCTCGGAGACGCCGAGGCTGGCAAGGCGCTCAGCACGATGCTTTCTGACGAAATCGATGACACCGTTGAGCAGATCAAAGCGATCGCACCAAAAGATCCCGCAGACCGCGTTCGTATCGCGTTCCTTTACCTTCGCGGATCATCCAACATCTATTACCTGTTTGGCGAGGGCTCGGGTGCCGACGACCTGATCACGGCGCTTGATGGCCGCGATGTTGCCTCCGAGATTGGTTGGGTCGGCGAACGCCCAATGACAGACGAAGCACTTATCGAAGCCAACCCAGACCTCTTATTGGTCATGACGAAGGGTCTCGACAGCGTCGGCGGCCCCGAGGGTCTCATTGACTCGCTCGAGGCCGTTGCCCTGACCAACGCTGGTAAGAACCTCAACATCATTGACATGGCTGACAGCCAGATTATGACGTTTGGTCCCCGGACTCCGGAAGCTCTGAGTGCTCTTGCTCGGGCGATTTACGCGCCCGACGCTGCCGCACAACAATAA